A single window of Halobacterium jilantaiense DNA harbors:
- a CDS encoding enoyl-CoA hydratase/isomerase family protein — MHTETTDGVRRITFDRPDVMNAFTTEVAADLAAELEAVDPETYDAVVLAGEGPAFSAGGDVQTMAERDGTVRDYYETVEDSFGRLAEAAMDARVPLVAKVDGDAVGAGLALVALSDFAYATPDTRFSCAFVRVGLIPDTGGSYLLPKLVGLRAAKRLAFTAEFVDAAEAADLGLVNEAVPEDELDATIEALLDTLRARPTETIGIIRQALHDNLGKEWGDALDHENLLQSHAYDTDEHEEGVSAFLNGREPEF; from the coding sequence GTGCACACCGAGACGACAGACGGCGTCCGCCGCATCACGTTCGACCGGCCGGACGTCATGAACGCGTTCACGACCGAAGTGGCAGCCGACCTCGCGGCCGAACTGGAAGCCGTCGACCCCGAGACCTACGACGCAGTCGTGCTCGCTGGCGAGGGCCCGGCGTTCTCCGCGGGCGGCGACGTGCAGACGATGGCGGAGCGCGACGGCACCGTTCGGGACTACTACGAGACCGTCGAGGACTCCTTCGGTCGGCTCGCCGAGGCCGCGATGGACGCCCGCGTCCCACTCGTCGCGAAGGTGGACGGGGACGCCGTCGGGGCCGGCCTCGCGCTCGTCGCGCTCTCGGACTTCGCGTACGCCACCCCGGACACCCGGTTCTCGTGTGCGTTCGTCCGCGTGGGCCTGATTCCCGACACGGGCGGCAGCTACCTCCTCCCGAAGCTCGTCGGCCTGCGCGCGGCCAAGCGGCTGGCGTTCACGGCGGAGTTCGTCGACGCCGCCGAGGCCGCCGACCTCGGCCTCGTCAACGAGGCCGTCCCGGAGGACGAACTGGACGCCACAATCGAGGCCCTGCTCGACACGCTCCGAGCGCGCCCCACCGAGACCATCGGCATCATCCGGCAGGCGCTCCACGACAACCTCGGGAAGGAGTGGGGCGACGCCCTCGACCACGAGAATCTCCTCCAGAGCCACGCCTACGACACCGACGAACACGAGGAAGGTGTCTCGGCGTTCCTCAACGGTCGAGAACCGGAGTTCTGA
- the paaB gene encoding 1,2-phenylacetyl-CoA epoxidase subunit PaaB, giving the protein MIWEVFRQEEAGDRHTHCGNVHAPDKEMATLFAQVQHGRRMQTNSLWVAPKEEIGEVDAEDTEFGGTTDKSYRWAITYNNIDASFAEEVAESEADQEEHAEKRGGT; this is encoded by the coding sequence ATGATCTGGGAGGTATTCCGCCAGGAGGAAGCCGGCGACCGCCACACGCACTGCGGGAACGTCCACGCGCCCGACAAGGAGATGGCGACGCTGTTCGCGCAGGTCCAGCACGGCCGCCGGATGCAGACGAACTCGCTGTGGGTCGCACCGAAAGAGGAAATCGGGGAAGTGGACGCCGAGGACACCGAGTTCGGCGGGACGACGGACAAGTCCTACCGGTGGGCGATCACCTACAACAACATCGACGCGAGCTTCGCCGAGGAGGTCGCGGAATCGGAGGCCGACCAGGAGGAACACGCCGAGAAGCGGGGTGGGACGTGA
- the paaC gene encoding 1,2-phenylacetyl-CoA epoxidase subunit PaaC has protein sequence MEPAEAELFRLADDEYVLAERYAEWQIFAPTPESDLALANIAQDEFGHARLWYDLLEAEYGYDEPDLLWERDPADFVHSTLVELETPEGDWADTVVRGYLYDVAERLRLDALEDSSFEPIADRVPKVQGEEEYHREHAQSWLDRLTDSADSRERVEAAVDRLFPHAMTLFAPTVDEDEILDAGIRSRSLADLREDWLDEVVPYLESLGVAVPDPADVVRPEPLGRDGSHTDDWFDLHDEVTATYRELGFDEPAELRGENA, from the coding sequence ATGGAGCCAGCCGAGGCCGAGCTCTTCCGACTGGCCGACGACGAGTACGTGCTCGCGGAGCGCTACGCGGAGTGGCAGATTTTCGCGCCCACCCCCGAGTCGGACCTCGCGCTCGCGAACATCGCCCAGGACGAGTTCGGGCACGCGCGGCTCTGGTACGACCTCCTGGAGGCGGAGTACGGCTACGACGAGCCCGACCTGCTCTGGGAGCGCGACCCGGCGGATTTCGTCCACAGCACCCTCGTGGAACTGGAGACGCCCGAGGGCGACTGGGCGGACACGGTCGTCCGGGGCTACCTCTACGACGTCGCCGAACGGCTCCGGCTCGACGCCCTCGAAGACTCCTCGTTCGAGCCCATCGCGGACCGCGTGCCGAAGGTCCAGGGCGAGGAGGAGTACCACCGCGAGCACGCCCAGTCCTGGCTGGACCGCCTCACCGACAGCGCGGACTCCCGGGAGCGCGTCGAGGCCGCGGTCGACCGGCTGTTCCCGCACGCGATGACGCTGTTCGCGCCGACCGTCGACGAGGACGAGATTCTCGACGCCGGCATCCGGTCGCGGTCGCTGGCCGACCTCCGCGAGGACTGGCTGGACGAGGTCGTGCCGTACCTCGAATCGCTGGGGGTCGCGGTTCCGGACCCCGCCGACGTCGTGCGGCCCGAGCCCCTCGGCAGGGACGGCAGCCACACCGACGACTGGTTCGACCTCCACGACGAGGTCACCGCGACCTACCGCGAACTCGGGTTCGACGAGCCCGCCGAACTCCGGGGTGAGAACGCGTGA
- a CDS encoding Phenylacetic acid catabolic protein — protein sequence MNIEAVKERAGPREFSPADDLPREYREAATRMIQFHANSEVMGGYLDKEFTRMAPSLDRKLACTAKCQDEIGHAQLLYRAAESLGVKSREQMLDELQNGEGKFLNCFHYPVDSWYEAPMIDFFVDGGAMRRQATLKNTSWEPYAHAMDKVCFEEGFHVKHGEDILRELMRSSKANQERTQKVFERWWPRILQFFGPTNDESHHDDFAQQVGLKTVSNDELRNSFLNMYVPKAEKYGLEIPEYPRIFERDDGTMAVREEDLDWDEFWTIAKNDYPGSEEQIGSRRQRQNAVAWVRESMDDWETGSGRAAAGAD from the coding sequence ATGAATATCGAAGCCGTGAAGGAGCGAGCCGGCCCCCGGGAGTTCAGCCCCGCCGACGACCTCCCGCGAGAGTACAGAGAGGCCGCCACGCGCATGATTCAGTTCCACGCGAACAGCGAAGTGATGGGTGGCTACCTCGACAAGGAGTTCACGCGAATGGCTCCGTCCCTCGACCGGAAGCTGGCGTGTACGGCGAAGTGCCAGGACGAAATCGGGCACGCCCAACTGCTCTACCGGGCGGCAGAGAGCCTCGGCGTCAAATCGCGAGAGCAGATGCTGGACGAGCTACAGAACGGGGAGGGGAAGTTCCTGAACTGCTTCCACTACCCCGTCGACTCGTGGTACGAAGCGCCGATGATCGACTTCTTCGTGGACGGCGGCGCGATGCGGCGGCAGGCCACGCTGAAGAACACGTCCTGGGAGCCGTACGCCCACGCGATGGACAAGGTCTGCTTCGAGGAGGGGTTCCACGTCAAGCACGGCGAGGACATCCTCCGAGAGCTGATGCGGTCCTCGAAGGCCAACCAGGAGCGCACCCAGAAGGTGTTCGAGCGGTGGTGGCCGCGCATCCTCCAGTTCTTCGGGCCGACGAACGACGAGTCCCACCACGACGACTTCGCCCAGCAGGTCGGGCTGAAGACCGTCTCGAACGACGAACTCCGGAACTCCTTCCTGAACATGTACGTGCCGAAGGCCGAGAAGTACGGGCTGGAGATTCCCGAGTACCCCCGCATCTTCGAGCGCGACGACGGCACGATGGCCGTCCGCGAGGAGGACCTCGACTGGGACGAGTTCTGGACCATCGCGAAAAACGACTACCCGGGCAGCGAGGAGCAGATCGGCAGCCGACGCCAGCGCCAGAACGCCGTCGCGTGGGTCCGTGAGTCGATGGACGACTGGGAGACCGGAAGCGGCCGGGCGGCCGCGGGGGCGGACTGA
- a CDS encoding ribonuclease H-like domain-containing protein, protein MRVENSFLPASGVGERTERRLWQTGVTHWDDFDGDGPGVGDATAENIYSFIDDARRALDDGDTGFFADALPNGELWRLYENVAEDAAFFDIETTGLDERTSEVTTVSVHRGGDTTTLVRGSDLTAERLGDLLDAPMVVSFNGKRFDAPFLEHNFDVSVDAPHLDLMYPCRRLDLDGGLKQVEQDLGVAREGVEDVDGREAVRLWRRYENRNDEAALDRLVEYNRYDTQNLQTILDDVAERLHRDVFEAHV, encoded by the coding sequence ATGCGCGTCGAGAACTCCTTCCTGCCCGCGTCGGGCGTGGGAGAGCGAACCGAACGCCGGCTCTGGCAGACGGGGGTCACGCACTGGGACGACTTCGACGGCGACGGCCCCGGCGTCGGGGACGCCACCGCCGAGAACATCTACTCGTTCATCGACGACGCCAGGCGCGCCCTCGACGACGGGGACACCGGGTTCTTCGCGGACGCCCTGCCGAACGGCGAGCTCTGGCGGCTGTACGAGAACGTCGCCGAGGACGCGGCGTTCTTCGACATCGAGACCACGGGGCTGGACGAGCGGACCAGCGAGGTGACGACGGTGAGCGTCCACCGCGGCGGCGACACGACGACGCTCGTCCGCGGCAGCGACCTCACCGCCGAACGACTGGGCGACCTCTTGGACGCGCCGATGGTGGTGTCGTTCAACGGGAAGCGCTTCGACGCGCCGTTCCTCGAGCACAACTTCGACGTCTCCGTCGACGCCCCGCACCTCGACCTGATGTACCCCTGCCGCCGCCTCGACCTCGACGGCGGGCTGAAGCAGGTCGAGCAGGACCTCGGCGTGGCCCGAGAGGGCGTCGAAGACGTCGACGGCCGGGAGGCCGTCCGGCTCTGGCGGCGCTACGAGAACCGCAACGACGAGGCGGCGCTCGACCGGCTCGTGGAGTACAACCGCTACGACACCCAGAACCTCCAGACGATTCTCGACGACGTGGCGGAACGGCTGCACCGCGACGTCTTCGAGGCCCACGTCTGA
- a CDS encoding helix-turn-helix domain-containing protein, producing the protein MIGECLFVEFAVAGDDCPLADATRATGASVDARPPQLRQDGYALLQFSSTDGDGLAAALDGDDRVRYLHLARDDDRYTYRCLSKHPCVVHELTDAGLLVDSLHYRDGDASVAGAVVGRDVLQAVLAAAGDTVGVTLERTYPIGERGDAAVAERWGLTPAQADALRTAHGMGYFSVPRDADAGDVAAALGVSKSAYLERLRRGLDRLLAGAL; encoded by the coding sequence GTGATCGGGGAGTGTCTGTTCGTGGAGTTCGCCGTCGCGGGCGACGACTGCCCGCTGGCCGACGCCACGCGAGCGACCGGCGCGAGCGTCGACGCCCGCCCGCCACAGCTCCGACAGGACGGCTACGCGCTCCTCCAGTTCTCGTCGACCGACGGCGACGGCCTCGCCGCCGCGCTGGACGGCGACGACCGCGTGCGATACCTCCACCTCGCCCGAGACGACGACCGGTACACGTACCGCTGCCTCTCCAAACACCCCTGCGTCGTCCACGAGCTCACGGACGCCGGTCTGCTCGTAGACTCGCTGCACTACCGGGACGGCGACGCGAGCGTCGCCGGCGCGGTCGTCGGCCGTGACGTGCTCCAGGCGGTGCTGGCGGCCGCCGGCGACACGGTCGGCGTCACTCTCGAACGAACCTACCCCATCGGCGAGCGCGGCGACGCCGCCGTCGCGGAGCGCTGGGGGCTCACGCCCGCGCAGGCCGACGCCCTCCGCACCGCACACGGAATGGGCTACTTCTCGGTGCCGCGGGACGCCGACGCCGGCGACGTGGCCGCCGCGCTCGGCGTCTCGAAGTCCGCGTACCTCGAACGCCTCCGGCGCGGCCTCGACCGGCTGCTCGCCGGTGCCCTGTAG
- a CDS encoding DUF5789 family protein, with translation MAARPPTGDDDGDAEPVVFGIATVDKHLRDAGVSFPATGEDVVAALGDPEVKCGPNGPTVALSAVVERTGRSEFETRREFLDALYPEFERERTQSGGIVSWLRSLVS, from the coding sequence ATGGCAGCGCGTCCACCGACGGGAGACGACGACGGAGACGCCGAGCCGGTCGTGTTCGGTATCGCCACCGTCGACAAGCACCTCCGCGATGCCGGGGTCTCGTTCCCCGCCACCGGGGAGGACGTGGTCGCTGCACTCGGCGACCCCGAGGTGAAGTGCGGGCCGAACGGCCCCACCGTCGCGCTCTCCGCGGTCGTCGAGCGCACGGGCCGCAGCGAGTTCGAGACGCGCCGCGAGTTCCTCGACGCCCTGTACCCCGAGTTCGAGCGCGAACGGACCCAGAGCGGCGGCATCGTCTCCTGGCTGCGGTCGCTGGTGTCCTGA
- the paaE gene encoding 1,2-phenylacetyl-CoA epoxidase subunit PaaE, which translates to MRGVDPSASAGSEDEAAACPYCGSTDTERDHPKGPGLCRSMHFCRNCEQPFEQFG; encoded by the coding sequence ATGAGGGGTGTCGACCCGAGCGCGTCGGCCGGCAGCGAGGACGAAGCGGCGGCGTGTCCGTACTGCGGCTCGACGGACACCGAGCGCGACCACCCGAAGGGCCCGGGGCTCTGCCGGTCGATGCACTTCTGCCGGAACTGCGAGCAGCCCTTCGAGCAGTTCGGGTGA
- a CDS encoding MBL fold metallo-hydrolase produces the protein MPVPEHVHVCPQTLELDDRPDPTFNPAAVETDRGLLLVDTGVPGELDQWRTNLTDAGFALDDVWGVALTHQDADHAGGLAAISDAVDPVVFAHPTCAPYVDGRKQPVKIPEENGRFPAAPVHVEVTGGARFDTHAGPMAVVETPGHAPGHVSYHFPEAGFLVSGDALHCPEGDLDGPRFPMDEATAVESMRELAAREFDTTLCQHGGVVEEGTDALNAVLADRGD, from the coding sequence GTGCCAGTCCCCGAACACGTCCACGTCTGCCCGCAGACGCTCGAACTCGACGACCGGCCCGACCCGACGTTCAACCCCGCGGCGGTGGAGACGGACCGCGGCCTCCTGCTCGTCGACACCGGTGTCCCGGGCGAACTCGACCAGTGGCGGACGAACCTCACCGACGCCGGCTTCGCCCTCGACGACGTCTGGGGGGTCGCGCTCACACATCAGGACGCCGACCACGCCGGCGGCCTCGCCGCCATCAGCGACGCCGTCGACCCCGTCGTGTTCGCGCACCCGACCTGCGCGCCGTACGTCGACGGCCGGAAGCAGCCCGTAAAGATTCCCGAGGAGAACGGACGCTTCCCCGCAGCACCGGTCCACGTCGAGGTCACTGGCGGCGCGCGCTTCGACACGCACGCCGGTCCGATGGCGGTCGTGGAGACGCCGGGCCACGCCCCGGGCCACGTCTCGTACCACTTCCCCGAGGCCGGCTTCCTCGTGTCCGGGGACGCCCTCCACTGCCCCGAGGGCGACCTCGACGGCCCTCGGTTCCCGATGGACGAGGCGACCGCCGTCGAGTCGATGCGCGAACTCGCCGCCCGGGAGTTCGACACGACGCTCTGCCAGCACGGCGGCGTCGTCGAGGAGGGAACCGACGCGCTGAATGCGGTTCTCGCCGACCGCGGCGACTGA
- a CDS encoding GAF domain-containing sensor histidine kinase has translation MSDSLPGSEPPPSERSLLREFADLLYGSKTCYAGVLSPDGSLEYANAAARSLVDASGADVEGALFWETPWFDHDPEVQAAVRQHVAAAVGGERRQFTTTHEASDGETVTVDLDLQPLPAPAVADAGTRKDVFAVAVTGHRETATDDGEAEATLDALAALYDSTTDDEDSFGERVQTVLELGSDHLGLDVGFYTKIDGGVQLVRASVGDHPLLQPGEQADLGDAYCKETIAESSPTVMEDVWQTPFADDPAYDVFGLECYIGAEIRLGDTTHGTLCFADREPRAAPITESDEAFVSALAGWLEHELEHEREREQLARQADRLEEFAGVVAHDLRNPLNVASGHLDLAATQIAAGDSGAEAVADAQSAVDRMAELVEDVRSLASEGAVVGNPETVSLREVAEEAASTALPETATLTVETDAGEYLSADPERLRTVFENFFRNSREHGGDDIAVTVTSVDPQAGGGDAGFSVVDDGPGFGDIETAQVFEQGYTTRPEGTGYGLSIVEAIVDAHGWTVSAADAEGGGARFDVRGVEFEPEL, from the coding sequence ATGAGTGACAGCCTGCCGGGGAGCGAACCCCCTCCCTCCGAGCGCTCGCTGCTCCGGGAGTTCGCGGACCTCCTCTACGGCTCGAAGACGTGCTACGCGGGCGTTCTGTCGCCGGACGGCAGTCTGGAGTACGCGAACGCCGCTGCCCGGAGTCTCGTGGACGCGTCCGGGGCGGACGTCGAGGGCGCGCTCTTCTGGGAGACGCCGTGGTTCGACCACGACCCCGAGGTTCAGGCCGCCGTCCGCCAGCACGTCGCGGCGGCCGTCGGTGGCGAGCGCCGGCAGTTCACGACGACCCACGAGGCGAGCGACGGCGAGACGGTGACTGTCGACCTCGACCTCCAGCCGCTGCCCGCGCCCGCAGTCGCGGACGCCGGCACCCGAAAGGACGTGTTCGCGGTGGCGGTGACCGGGCACCGCGAGACGGCGACGGACGACGGCGAGGCCGAGGCGACGCTGGACGCGCTGGCGGCGCTGTACGACTCGACGACGGACGACGAGGACAGCTTCGGGGAGCGCGTGCAGACCGTGCTCGAACTCGGCAGTGACCACCTCGGACTCGACGTGGGGTTCTACACGAAAATCGACGGCGGCGTCCAGCTGGTTCGGGCGTCCGTCGGCGACCACCCGCTGCTGCAGCCGGGCGAGCAGGCCGACCTCGGAGACGCCTACTGCAAGGAGACCATCGCGGAGTCGTCACCGACGGTGATGGAAGACGTCTGGCAGACGCCGTTCGCGGACGACCCTGCGTACGACGTGTTCGGACTGGAGTGTTACATCGGCGCGGAGATACGGCTGGGAGACACCACGCACGGGACGCTGTGTTTCGCCGACCGGGAGCCCCGCGCCGCGCCGATTACGGAGTCCGACGAGGCGTTCGTGTCGGCGCTCGCGGGCTGGCTGGAGCACGAACTCGAACACGAACGCGAACGCGAACAGCTCGCCCGGCAGGCCGACCGCCTAGAGGAGTTCGCGGGCGTCGTCGCTCACGACCTCCGGAATCCCCTGAACGTCGCGTCCGGACACCTGGACCTGGCGGCGACACAAATCGCGGCCGGCGACTCGGGTGCCGAGGCCGTGGCAGACGCGCAGTCCGCGGTCGACCGCATGGCGGAACTCGTCGAGGACGTCCGCAGCCTCGCGAGCGAGGGCGCGGTCGTCGGCAACCCAGAAACCGTCTCGCTGCGGGAGGTCGCGGAGGAAGCCGCGTCGACCGCACTCCCCGAGACGGCGACGCTGACCGTGGAAACGGACGCGGGCGAGTATCTGTCGGCGGACCCGGAGCGCCTGCGCACCGTCTTCGAGAACTTCTTCCGGAACTCCCGTGAGCACGGCGGCGACGACATCGCAGTCACCGTGACGAGCGTCGACCCGCAGGCGGGTGGCGGCGACGCCGGCTTCAGCGTCGTCGACGACGGCCCGGGGTTCGGTGACATCGAGACGGCGCAGGTGTTCGAGCAGGGGTACACGACCCGACCGGAGGGCACCGGGTACGGCCTGAGCATCGTCGAGGCAATCGTCGACGCCCACGGCTGGACGGTGTCGGCCGCCGACGCGGAGGGCGGCGGTGCGCGCTTCGACGTCCGCGGCGTGGAGTTCGAGCCCGAACTCTAG
- a CDS encoding EthD family reductase yields the protein MVKMVQLLVKRDDYTHEEFVERWRGEHAEMAKDLPGLQKYVTAVPNDPERSSHDGVVELSFEDMGALADAFDSEVGQAVQADAAEFADMEAGETLYVEEQVEFEA from the coding sequence ATGGTCAAGATGGTCCAGCTGCTCGTGAAGCGCGACGACTACACCCACGAGGAGTTCGTCGAGCGGTGGCGCGGCGAACACGCCGAGATGGCGAAAGACCTGCCGGGGCTCCAGAAGTACGTGACCGCGGTGCCGAACGACCCCGAGCGGTCGAGCCACGACGGCGTCGTCGAGCTGTCCTTCGAGGACATGGGCGCGCTCGCAGACGCCTTCGACTCGGAGGTCGGTCAGGCCGTGCAGGCGGACGCCGCCGAGTTCGCCGACATGGAGGCGGGCGAAACGCTGTACGTCGAGGAACAGGTCGAGTTCGAGGCCTGA
- the paaD gene encoding 1,2-phenylacetyl-CoA epoxidase subunit PaaD, whose amino-acid sequence MSSDACAYTDYEDGEVPAGFPRTGEGATGAEAEVWAALREVEDPEMPVSIVDLGLVYDVSVDGDEAAVEMTLTYTGCPAKDMLTNDVRCAALTASGVQTASVSIQYSPPWSVEMVTDDGREQLREFGLSV is encoded by the coding sequence GTGAGTTCCGACGCCTGCGCGTACACCGACTACGAGGACGGCGAGGTGCCGGCGGGCTTCCCCCGGACGGGCGAGGGCGCGACGGGCGCGGAAGCAGAGGTCTGGGCGGCGCTCCGGGAGGTCGAGGACCCGGAGATGCCGGTCTCCATCGTGGACCTGGGGCTGGTCTACGACGTGAGCGTCGACGGCGACGAGGCCGCGGTGGAGATGACGCTGACGTACACCGGCTGTCCGGCGAAGGACATGCTGACGAACGACGTCAGGTGCGCGGCGCTGACGGCGTCGGGCGTCCAGACGGCGTCGGTGTCGATTCAGTACTCGCCGCCGTGGTCCGTCGAGATGGTGACCGACGACGGGAGAGAACAGCTGCGGGAGTTCGGACTGAGTGTATGA
- the thiC gene encoding phosphomethylpyrimidine synthase ThiC: MPTQLEHARDGTVTDAMQRVADRENRDPEFVREQVADGQVVIPANHHHDALDPMGIGRELATKVNANIGNSETTGGLDEELEKLHTAVHFGADTVMDLSTGDNLDEIRTANVDHSPVPVGTVPIYEAVTRVDDVVDITADLLLDVVEKQAEQGVDYMTLHAGVLAEHLPLTDGRTTGIVSRGGSILAQWMEEHGEQNPLFTHYDELCEILREHDVTISLGDGLRPGSLADASDDAQFAELDTLGDLTRRAWDHGVQVMVEGPGHVPMDEIRENVERQQEVCDGAPFYVLGPLVTDVAPGYDHITSSIGATEAARAGAAMLCYVTPKEHLGLPDAEDVREGMAAYRIAAHAGDVANDLPGARDWDDAVSEARYNFDWERQFDLSLDPERAQDYHDQTLPGDNYKDARFCSMCGVEFCSMRIDQDARAIENDDAETDASEDSESAGMTGLTGSTDLDTSAAAEVNLPPTGTHDDADLPEESPVDHSQASGDDD, encoded by the coding sequence ATGCCGACACAGCTCGAACACGCCCGAGACGGAACCGTCACCGACGCCATGCAGCGCGTCGCCGACCGCGAGAACCGCGACCCCGAGTTCGTCCGCGAGCAGGTCGCGGACGGACAGGTCGTGATTCCCGCGAACCACCACCACGACGCCCTCGACCCGATGGGCATCGGTCGCGAACTCGCCACCAAGGTCAACGCCAACATCGGGAACAGCGAGACCACGGGCGGGCTCGACGAGGAACTCGAGAAGCTCCACACCGCCGTCCACTTCGGCGCGGACACGGTCATGGACCTCTCCACCGGCGACAACCTCGACGAGATTCGCACGGCGAACGTCGACCACTCGCCGGTCCCCGTGGGCACCGTCCCCATCTACGAGGCCGTCACGCGCGTCGACGACGTCGTCGACATCACTGCCGACCTCCTGCTCGACGTCGTCGAGAAGCAGGCCGAACAGGGCGTCGACTACATGACGCTGCACGCCGGCGTGCTCGCCGAACACCTCCCGCTCACGGACGGCCGCACCACCGGCATCGTCTCCCGCGGCGGCTCCATCCTCGCGCAGTGGATGGAGGAACACGGCGAGCAGAACCCCCTGTTCACGCACTACGACGAACTCTGCGAGATTCTCCGCGAACACGACGTGACCATCTCGCTCGGGGACGGCCTCCGCCCCGGGTCGCTCGCCGACGCCAGCGACGACGCGCAGTTCGCCGAACTCGACACGCTCGGCGACCTCACGCGGCGCGCCTGGGACCACGGCGTACAGGTGATGGTCGAGGGCCCCGGCCACGTGCCGATGGACGAGATTCGGGAGAACGTCGAACGCCAGCAGGAGGTCTGTGACGGCGCGCCGTTCTACGTCCTCGGGCCGCTCGTCACCGACGTCGCGCCCGGCTACGACCACATCACGAGCTCCATCGGTGCCACGGAGGCCGCCCGCGCGGGCGCGGCGATGCTCTGTTACGTCACGCCGAAAGAACACCTCGGGCTGCCCGACGCCGAGGACGTCCGCGAGGGCATGGCCGCCTACCGCATCGCCGCCCACGCCGGCGACGTCGCCAACGACCTCCCGGGGGCCCGCGACTGGGACGACGCCGTCTCCGAAGCCCGGTACAACTTCGACTGGGAGCGCCAGTTCGACCTCTCGCTCGACCCCGAGCGCGCGCAGGACTACCACGACCAGACGCTGCCCGGTGACAACTACAAGGACGCCCGGTTCTGCTCGATGTGCGGCGTCGAGTTCTGCTCGATGCGCATCGACCAGGACGCCCGCGCCATTGAGAACGACGACGCCGAGACGGACGCAAGCGAGGACAGCGAGTCCGCCGGCATGACCGGACTGACGGGGTCGACTGACCTCGACACGTCCGCCGCCGCGGAAGTGAACCTCCCGCCGACCGGGACGCACGACGACGCCGACCTCCCCGAGGAGTCACCGGTCGACCACTCGCAGGCCAGCGGCGACGACGACTAG
- a CDS encoding NADP-dependent oxidoreductase, translated as MRDANREWVFAQRPDGEPDMDSFELRESDVPEPEYGQLLVRVRYLSVDPYMRGRMRDAESYAEPWSVGDVMAGAVVGEVVESRSDDYDAGDVVTGNGTWGDYSVLDADSVAPVDPSIADLPAYLGVLGMPGRTAYFGLLEVGEPKPGDTVVVSGAAGAVGSVVGQIAKLNGCRVVGFAGTDEKVEWLTDDLGFDAAVNYKQVDDYGAALDDAAPGGVDVYFDNVGGPITDAVFPRLNVDARVAVCGQIAHYNDEGVPTGPRKLPQLIASRAKVKGLLVGDYVTRFEEASEQLGEWVATGELGHRETVVEGLDNAPDAFLGLFSGDNIGKQVVRVSDPADD; from the coding sequence ATGCGCGACGCTAACCGAGAGTGGGTGTTCGCACAGCGCCCCGACGGCGAACCGGACATGGACAGCTTCGAACTCCGCGAATCGGACGTGCCCGAGCCGGAGTACGGCCAGTTGCTCGTTCGCGTGCGGTACCTCTCCGTCGACCCCTACATGCGCGGTCGGATGCGGGACGCCGAGTCGTACGCCGAGCCGTGGAGCGTCGGCGACGTGATGGCGGGCGCAGTCGTCGGCGAAGTCGTCGAGAGCCGAAGCGACGACTACGACGCGGGCGATGTCGTGACGGGCAACGGTACGTGGGGCGACTACAGCGTGCTCGACGCCGACAGCGTCGCCCCTGTCGACCCGTCGATTGCGGACCTCCCGGCGTACCTCGGCGTCCTCGGAATGCCGGGCCGCACGGCGTACTTCGGGCTGCTGGAGGTCGGCGAGCCGAAGCCCGGCGACACGGTGGTCGTGTCCGGCGCGGCGGGCGCGGTCGGCTCCGTCGTCGGCCAGATTGCGAAACTGAACGGCTGCCGCGTCGTCGGGTTCGCGGGCACCGACGAGAAGGTCGAGTGGCTCACCGACGACCTCGGCTTCGACGCCGCCGTCAACTACAAGCAGGTCGACGACTACGGCGCGGCGCTGGACGACGCGGCCCCCGGCGGCGTCGATGTCTACTTCGACAACGTCGGCGGCCCCATCACTGACGCCGTGTTCCCGCGGCTGAACGTGGACGCTCGCGTCGCCGTCTGCGGCCAGATTGCCCACTACAACGACGAGGGCGTTCCGACAGGCCCCCGGAAGCTCCCGCAGCTCATCGCGTCGCGGGCGAAAGTCAAGGGACTGCTGGTCGGCGACTACGTGACGCGCTTCGAGGAAGCCAGCGAGCAGCTCGGCGAGTGGGTCGCGACCGGCGAACTCGGCCACCGCGAGACGGTCGTGGAGGGGCTCGACAACGCACCCGACGCCTTCCTCGGGCTGTTCTCCGGCGACAACATCGGCAAGCAGGTCGTTCGCGTGTCGGACCCCGCCGACGACTGA